In Candidatus Syntrophoarchaeum caldarius, the following are encoded in one genomic region:
- a CDS encoding membrane protein, translating into MKIEKTTIVFVISIALLTVMAGTAMAMPATVNIADNPIINPLDGTTVTTHTVTVSDIDYGNLGNPQTRYISVITDDPNLQVKITGNDVDTGWTSTTRAGGTYTASGGSDYTFTLYVKGSASADGSHVTVSDNEGTSYDPDASADCASATRPVNIPEFATIALPLAATIGLFIYFDSRRKREEE; encoded by the coding sequence AGTATAGCATTGCTTACGGTGATGGCAGGGACAGCGATGGCAATGCCGGCTACAGTAAATATAGCAGACAATCCGATAATCAATCCGCTGGATGGCACTACAGTGACAACTCATACGGTGACCGTATCTGATATAGATTATGGAAACCTGGGTAATCCACAGACACGATATATAAGCGTTATTACGGATGATCCAAATCTTCAGGTGAAGATCACAGGCAATGACGTTGATACAGGCTGGACAAGTACCACCAGAGCAGGAGGCACATACACTGCAAGTGGAGGAAGTGATTACACCTTTACACTCTATGTAAAAGGATCTGCAAGTGCAGATGGGAGCCACGTAACAGTATCTGACAACGAAGGAACCAGTTATGATCCCGATGCATCAGCCGATTGCGCATCAGCTACAAGACCGGTCAATATCCCAGAGTTCGCGACAATAGCACTACCACTTGCTGCAACAATCGGGCTGTTCATCTACTTTGACAGCAGACGCAAGCGTGAAGAAGAGTGA